The Bacteroidales bacterium genome segment TCAATTTTTCCGAAGAAATAAAAAGATCGGTTTTAAAGAAATTTGATGTAGAAATTAATCGTGAAGTAACAATTGTAAGATAATTGAACGTATATGAGAAGAAACAATACAGAACCGCTCAAACATGTCTTAAAAAGATTTGTTCAAGCTATCGGCGGTGAGCATAAAATTAAAGAGATACAATTAAAACGAAATTGGGAAGAATTAATGGGCAAGAATATTGCCGAACAAACAGAATATATGTACATTAAAAGGGGCGTTTTTTATATTAAATTAAGGTCTTCAGTTGTTAAGCATGAACTTTCAATGATGAAATCGCAAATTGTTGAACGAATAAATTCAGATGCGGGGGAGACTTTGATTAATGATGTTGTGTTTCATTAGTTAATAGTAATCATCATCATCATCGTCAAAATCATCATACTCATCATCAAACTCATCGTAGTCATCATCATCAAAATCTTCTAACCCGAAAAGATCAGAATCTTTATAGTTTTCAAAAGGTTTTATTGCTTCGGGATCTTCGTTTAATATTTTAACGATTGTTTCTTCGTCAATCTTTTCAGTATTGGTTGCAATTACTTTATCTGACATAAAATTGCCGAGTTCATTACATTCATCAAGTATATTTTTAAATATTTGATCAAGGCTGATATGAATAGGTATTAAACAAACAACAGTAACAAAATAATCGTAAAAAGTAATGTTTTCTGTTACACCGTCAAATTTAGTCAATGTAAAATCAATTTCTTTTTTAACGATTTTTTTATGGAAGTCAGTAAAAGTAATATCTTTAGTCGCAGAAAATACAAGAAAGTATCTTAATTTATCACCTGACCCGCCTAATCCGGATGAAATATATACTTTATCTTCATTCGATAAGGAATGTTCAATATGAGCCCTGCTTTTTTGCAGAGACAAAGCAGACCATTCTTTTAAAGTATTATTGCTGTTTGTTCTGAATTTTTCAATTAAGCGATAAGCTTTAACATCATCAGAAAAACTCAAAGATATTAAAATTTCTTTTTTATCGGTTTCAGAAAATGATGTATCATACAAATTCTTTTCAGCTGTATTTATATCAATCTCTTGAAAATCTTTTTCAAAGAATGACTTTGTTAATTTTTCAAATTCAATTTGAGTTTCAAGATCAATGCCTTCTTCAAAAATCTGAAAATTTTCAAAAGATTTTTTTAATTTATTTTGAATATATTTTCTGATATCTTCTTCTTTCATTAATTATTTTTTTACAAAGCTATATTATTTTATATTATTATCCTGTGAAACTTTGGTTTTTTAGCAAAATTTTTGAAAAATAAACATTGAATTATTCGAAATATATGTTGCATCATTTTCAGTGAGAGTTTTCCTAAATAATAGGAACAAGTCGCTCCGAAGCCCTCTCTGAAAATAATTCAGAAATGTAACAATCAAATATTTAAAACTAAATTCAAAATTTTAACAAAATCAGTTTTTTTTGATACTTCAGGAAAAATCAATAATATTTTCGGCAAAATTAAAATACCTAAAACATGGTATTGTATTATGTAAAATACTTTCTATTTTTGCGATGAAAACTGAAGATTTTAAGATACATGAATTTATCTGAATTAAAAGATAATGATAAGGCTGTAATTGTTAAAATTAGAGGCAGAGGTGCATTCAGAAAAAGGATTACTGAAATGGGCTTTATTAAAGGACAAACTGTTAAAGTTATTAAAAATGCTCCCCTAAAAGATCCTATTGAATATAATTTAATGGAATATCATGTTTCTTTAAGAAGAAGTGAGGCTGAATTGGTTGAAGTTGTTAATGAGGATGAAGCAAAAGCCGATTTTTCCGGTCCATTCAAAGGAACTATCGGAAACAATATTTTAAAACGTTCTGCCAAAGAAAAAAGCAAAGTCATTAATATTGCTTTGGTAGGAAATCCCAACTGCGGTAAAACTACTCTTTTCAATAAAGCAACCGGAGCAACTGAACATGTCGGGAATTACGGCGGTGTTACGGTTGATGCAAAAAAATCAACAAAGAAACATAAATCTTATACTTTCAATGTAACCGATCTTCCCGGAACATATTCAATAACTGCATATACGCCGGAAGAGTTATATGTAAGAAAACATATTTTTGATGAAGTGCCTGATATTGTTGTAAACGTAGTTGATGCCTCAAATCTTGAGCGTAATTTATATCTGACGATGCGTTTAATTGATATGGATATCAAATTGGTAATTGCATTAAATATGTATGATGAATTACAAAAAAGAGAAGACCTTTTAGATTATCACAGCCTTGCCAAAATGATTGGTGTTCCGATTGTTCCTACTGTTGCTTCATCCGGCAAAGGAATTAACAATTTGTTTGACAAGCTCATAGATGTATATGAAGACAAAGACCCTATTGTGAGGCATATACATATAAATTACGGAAAACCATTTGAGAAGGCTGTTAAAGAAATACAGGATAGGATATATACCGGAGAGAACGTTGCTTTAACCGGAAGAGTTGCACCGCGATTTTTAGCATTAAATCTCCTTGAAAAAGATACAAGAACACAAGACCTGATGAAAAGTGTTTTAAACGGAGATGAGGTTTTTGAAATATCGGAGAAATATATCAATAAAATTGAGTTGCATTTAAAAGAAGACACAGAAACATTGATTACAGATGCTCGATACGGT includes the following:
- a CDS encoding DUF721 domain-containing protein — translated: MRRNNTEPLKHVLKRFVQAIGGEHKIKEIQLKRNWEELMGKNIAEQTEYMYIKRGVFYIKLRSSVVKHELSMMKSQIVERINSDAGETLINDVVFH